A portion of the Brevundimonas pondensis genome contains these proteins:
- a CDS encoding DUF4272 domain-containing protein, with product MGKRDDAIRAKTPILASVTIPDRDEAPMVYGDQPVRKQWAESVLYAQGVPINPHLPMIESEAQITLRTPREIADRLRAVSIIAARGSGLPLADARRFIDERGIDPHLTPAERAFLDTPEPTMRDQIQFSWRHEAAWVLLWALRHVEGQLGAPRETCDVDAMTDIIINVPDLGRDGVRSANDILNEADLVYRYHWAIRQAGIDGQAPPADLDPGVVLERHYALNWLIGYGGNADWDDVTTDT from the coding sequence TTGGGCAAGCGTGACGATGCAATCCGTGCAAAAACGCCGATCCTTGCGTCCGTAACCATTCCCGACCGTGACGAAGCTCCGATGGTTTATGGCGACCAGCCTGTGCGTAAACAGTGGGCCGAATCCGTTCTTTATGCCCAAGGGGTGCCGATCAACCCCCACCTGCCGATGATCGAAAGTGAAGCTCAGATTACGCTGCGCACGCCGCGTGAAATCGCGGATCGCTTGCGCGCCGTATCGATTATCGCCGCTCGGGGATCCGGTCTGCCCTTAGCCGACGCACGCCGTTTTATTGATGAGCGCGGCATTGACCCGCATCTTACTCCCGCCGAGCGCGCCTTCCTCGACACGCCTGAACCGACAATGCGAGATCAAATCCAGTTTTCTTGGAGGCATGAGGCGGCCTGGGTATTGCTGTGGGCATTACGGCATGTGGAGGGACAACTGGGGGCACCGCGTGAAACCTGCGACGTCGATGCCATGACCGACATCATCATTAACGTTCCCGATCTCGGTCGTGATGGTGTGCGATCCGCCAACGACATCCTTAATGAGGCGGATTTGGTTTACCGCTATCACTGGGCAATCCGCCAAGCTGGTATTGATGGTCAGGCGCCTCCGGCGGATTTGGACCCCGGGGTGGTGCTGGAGCGCCACTACGCGCTGAACTGGTTGATCGGCTACGGCGGCAATGCCGATTGGGACGACGTTACGACGGACACCTGA
- the katG gene encoding catalase/peroxidase HPI: MDGQAGGPTPLNDPKKEPGALRSLLGRTNRDWWPNQMAMDILHQQGKSGDPMGDDFDYAAAFKSLDLAAVKRDLTALMTDSQPWWPADYGHYGPFFIRMAWHSAGTYRTGDGRGGAGAGQQRFAPLNSWPDNGNLDKARRLLWPIKQKYGAKLSWADLMILAGNVAIESMGGPVFGFGGGRADVWEPEKDVYWGTEENWVGDEGNQTRIQPDKNMALEEPLAAIQMGLIYVNPEGPGGVPEALASARDIRETFARMGMNDEETAALTAGGHTFGKAHGAGDASKVGVSPEGADIAQQGLGWISGHESGIGDDTITSGIEGAWTPTPITWDMTYFDMLLDHDYELVRSPAGAKQWQPIGNPPETLAPAAHTPGKRVPTMMTTADMAFKIDPIYRPIMERFRADPAYFGDAFARAWFKLCHRDMGPKARYLGPDVPAEDLIWQDPIPAHTGAKLSEADVKALKAAIAASGLSVADLVSTAWASAVTYRGSDHRGGANGGRLRLAPQKDWDVNEPARLARVLKVYEDIQAASGANVSIADLIVLGGVVGVEQAARAGGHDVTVPFTPGRTDASQEQTDIDGFAVLEPRADGFRNYLQVRFNVPTEELLIDRAQLLGLTAPEMTVLVGGLRVMGANHGGSTHGVLTNRPGVLSNDFFVNLLDMKTGWKQVDDSADEVFTGNDRASGEALWTATRTDLVFGSNAQLRALSEVYASADAGEKFVRDFVAAWTKVMNADRFDLN; encoded by the coding sequence ATGGACGGACAAGCAGGCGGCCCCACCCCTCTCAATGATCCCAAGAAGGAGCCGGGCGCGCTGCGTTCGCTTCTGGGGCGCACCAACCGCGACTGGTGGCCCAATCAGATGGCCATGGACATCCTGCATCAGCAGGGCAAGTCGGGCGACCCGATGGGCGACGACTTCGACTATGCAGCGGCCTTCAAGTCGCTGGACCTGGCGGCGGTGAAACGCGACCTGACCGCCCTGATGACCGACAGCCAGCCCTGGTGGCCGGCGGACTATGGCCACTACGGCCCCTTCTTCATCCGCATGGCCTGGCACTCGGCGGGCACCTATCGCACAGGCGACGGACGCGGCGGCGCGGGCGCGGGTCAGCAGCGCTTCGCCCCGCTCAACTCCTGGCCGGACAACGGCAACCTGGACAAGGCGCGCCGCCTCCTGTGGCCGATCAAGCAGAAGTACGGGGCAAAGCTGTCCTGGGCCGACCTGATGATCCTGGCCGGCAATGTCGCCATCGAGAGCATGGGCGGGCCGGTCTTCGGCTTCGGCGGCGGCCGTGCCGACGTCTGGGAGCCGGAGAAGGACGTCTACTGGGGCACCGAGGAAAACTGGGTCGGCGACGAGGGCAATCAGACCCGCATCCAGCCTGACAAGAACATGGCCCTGGAGGAGCCCCTGGCGGCGATCCAGATGGGTCTGATCTATGTGAACCCGGAAGGTCCCGGCGGCGTGCCCGAAGCCCTGGCCTCGGCCCGCGACATCCGCGAGACCTTCGCCCGCATGGGCATGAATGACGAGGAGACGGCCGCCCTGACCGCTGGCGGCCACACCTTCGGCAAGGCCCATGGCGCCGGCGACGCCTCCAAGGTGGGTGTCAGCCCCGAGGGCGCCGATATCGCCCAGCAGGGCCTGGGCTGGATCTCGGGTCATGAGAGCGGCATCGGCGACGATACCATCACCTCGGGCATCGAGGGCGCCTGGACGCCGACGCCGATCACCTGGGACATGACCTATTTCGACATGCTGCTGGACCACGACTACGAACTGGTCCGCAGCCCGGCGGGCGCCAAGCAGTGGCAACCGATCGGCAATCCGCCCGAAACCCTGGCTCCGGCCGCCCATACGCCCGGCAAGCGCGTGCCGACGATGATGACGACGGCCGACATGGCCTTCAAGATCGACCCGATCTATCGCCCGATCATGGAGCGGTTCCGCGCCGATCCGGCCTATTTCGGCGACGCCTTCGCCCGCGCCTGGTTCAAGCTGTGCCACCGCGACATGGGGCCCAAGGCCCGCTACCTCGGCCCGGACGTGCCGGCCGAGGACCTGATCTGGCAGGACCCGATCCCTGCTCATACGGGGGCCAAGCTGTCTGAGGCCGACGTCAAGGCGCTGAAGGCCGCCATCGCCGCCTCGGGCCTGTCGGTCGCCGATCTGGTGTCGACGGCCTGGGCCTCGGCCGTGACCTATCGCGGCTCGGACCATCGCGGCGGCGCCAACGGCGGACGCCTGCGCCTGGCCCCGCAAAAGGACTGGGACGTCAACGAACCGGCCAGACTGGCCCGCGTCCTCAAGGTCTATGAGGACATCCAGGCGGCGTCGGGCGCCAACGTCTCCATCGCCGATCTGATTGTCCTGGGCGGCGTGGTCGGGGTCGAGCAGGCGGCCAGGGCCGGCGGTCATGATGTGACGGTCCCCTTTACGCCCGGCCGCACGGACGCCTCGCAGGAACAGACGGACATTGACGGCTTTGCGGTGTTGGAGCCGCGCGCCGACGGCTTCCGCAACTATCTGCAGGTCCGCTTCAACGTCCCGACCGAGGAGCTGCTGATCGACCGGGCCCAACTGCTGGGTCTGACGGCGCCGGAGATGACGGTCCTGGTCGGCGGCCTGCGGGTCATGGGGGCCAACCACGGCGGCTCGACCCATGGGGTCCTGACCAACCGGCCGGGCGTGTTGTCGAACGACTTCTTCGTCAATCTGCTGGACATGAAGACGGGTTGGAAACAGGTCGACGACAGCGCCGACGAGGTCTTCACCGGCAATGACCGCGCCAGCGGCGAGGCGCTGTGGACCGCCACCCGCACCGATCTGGTGTTCGGCTCCAACGCCCAGCTGCGCGCCCTGTCCGAGGTCTATGCCTCGGCCGACGCGGGCGAGAAGTTCGTCCGGGACTTCGTCGCGGCCTGGACCAAGGTCATGAACGCCGACCGGTTCGACCTGAACTAG
- a CDS encoding DUF7946 domain-containing protein, giving the protein MTDAIAQHALKLRFSGGEAERRGLDLYDGSNSFYGFAQAIQIVVHAYMTGEIVSRATALKGAEIYFGAPRRGSVVFDIITVIEKYPATAGIAGAAFYDFVKVAFSKAVGMLNTKPETPSVQKVDVDDTFFDQLAETLEGSLRRAHRAIDHGVPLVTLERPRSTLVTFDTATSEWVNTRDENPKVEEFSGNITRYNALSGNGRAYVRELKRVIPFRPGGNFPESKRGHLTWSLHGNTISAGKELKLWASKIESARGEPKRLILADVAQVRSTSEE; this is encoded by the coding sequence ATGACGGATGCGATTGCGCAGCACGCGCTTAAGCTACGCTTCAGTGGTGGAGAAGCTGAACGCCGTGGCCTCGACCTTTATGATGGTTCGAATTCGTTTTACGGCTTTGCGCAGGCGATCCAGATTGTGGTTCACGCCTACATGACTGGTGAAATCGTGAGCCGGGCCACAGCACTAAAGGGTGCCGAAATCTACTTCGGCGCGCCCCGAAGGGGGAGCGTGGTATTCGACATCATCACTGTGATCGAGAAGTATCCCGCGACCGCCGGAATCGCTGGCGCAGCCTTCTACGATTTTGTGAAGGTCGCGTTCTCTAAAGCTGTGGGAATGCTGAACACTAAGCCCGAAACTCCCAGCGTTCAGAAGGTCGACGTAGACGATACTTTCTTTGATCAATTAGCTGAAACACTAGAAGGCAGCCTTCGTCGCGCCCATAGGGCGATTGATCACGGTGTCCCCTTGGTCACACTCGAAAGGCCGCGCTCAACGCTTGTCACGTTCGATACTGCCACCAGCGAGTGGGTGAACACTCGTGATGAAAATCCTAAGGTGGAGGAATTCAGCGGCAATATCACGCGATATAACGCTCTGAGCGGAAACGGCCGCGCGTACGTTCGAGAGCTCAAAAGAGTCATCCCCTTCAGACCAGGTGGCAATTTCCCCGAAAGCAAGCGAGGCCACCTCACCTGGTCGCTTCATGGAAACACCATCTCTGCAGGCAAGGAACTAAAACTCTGGGCCTCAAAAATTGAGTCCGCCCGAGGGGAACCGAAGCGCCTGATTCTGGCCGACGTAGCCCAAGTACGTTCAACTTCAGAGGAATAA
- the acnB gene encoding bifunctional aconitate hydratase 2/2-methylisocitrate dehydratase translates to MLETYRLHVAERAALGIPPLPLSAEQTADLIELIKAPPAGESEQELLDLLTHRVPPGVDDAAKVKASFLSAVAHGDFAVPSLSRERATELLGTMVGGYNVKPLIDLLTDAVVGAVAAEGLKKTLLMFDFFHDVAELAKGGNANAQAVLKSWAEAEWFTSRDKVADKITVTVFKVTGETNTDDLSPAPDAWSRPDIPLHYLAMLKNKRDGITPEQDGVRGPMSFIEDLKAKGHLVAYVGDVVGTGSSRKSATNSVIWATGQDIPFVPNKRFGGVTLGGKIAPIFFNTQEDSGALPIEVDVTSLNMGDVIDIYPYEGKIEKDGQKIADFELKSQVLLDEVQAGGRINLIIGRSLTARAREALGLAASTEFRLPVTPEDSGKGFTVAQKMVGRACGLPEGQGIRPGTYCEPRMTTVGSQDTTGPMTRDELKDLACLGFSADMVMQSFCHTAAYPKPVDVKTHRELPQFISNRGGVALRPGDGVIHSWLNRLLLPDTVGTGGDSHTRFPIGISFPAGSGLVAFGAATGVMPLDMPESILVRFKGEMQPGITLRDLVHAIPYYAIQQGLLTVAKAGKVNAFSGRILEIEGLPDLKVEQAFELTDASAERSAAGCTVKLNKEPIIEYMTSNIVLMKNMIADGYADARTLQRRIDAMEAWLAAPNLLEADADAEYAHVIEIDLADVKEPILCAPNDPDDARLLSAVQETPIDEVFIGSCMTNIGHFRAASLLLKGKKDIPTRLWVAPPTKMDASELTKEGHYSTLGGAGARMEMPGCSLCMGNQAQVKEGATVVSTSTRNFPNRLGKGSNVYLASAELAAVASKMGRIPTVAEYMAEMGVIDADRDEVYRYMNFDQIPEYADRVAAE, encoded by the coding sequence ATGCTCGAAACCTATCGTCTTCACGTCGCCGAACGCGCGGCCCTGGGCATTCCGCCGCTGCCGCTGTCGGCCGAGCAGACCGCCGACCTGATCGAGCTGATCAAGGCGCCGCCGGCGGGTGAATCCGAGCAGGAGCTGCTGGACCTGCTGACCCATCGCGTGCCGCCCGGCGTGGACGACGCGGCCAAGGTCAAGGCCTCCTTCCTGTCGGCCGTGGCCCACGGCGACTTCGCCGTGCCGTCGCTGTCGCGCGAACGCGCCACCGAGCTGCTGGGCACCATGGTCGGCGGCTATAACGTCAAGCCGCTGATCGACCTGCTGACCGACGCCGTGGTCGGCGCCGTCGCCGCCGAGGGTCTGAAGAAGACCCTGCTGATGTTCGACTTCTTCCACGACGTCGCCGAACTGGCCAAGGGCGGCAACGCCAACGCCCAGGCCGTGCTGAAGTCCTGGGCCGAGGCCGAGTGGTTCACGTCGCGCGACAAGGTCGCCGACAAGATCACCGTCACCGTCTTCAAGGTCACGGGCGAGACCAACACCGACGACCTGTCGCCGGCGCCCGACGCCTGGTCGCGCCCCGACATTCCGCTGCACTACCTGGCCATGCTGAAGAACAAGCGTGACGGCATCACGCCGGAGCAGGACGGCGTGCGCGGCCCGATGTCGTTCATCGAGGACCTGAAGGCCAAGGGCCATCTGGTCGCCTATGTCGGCGACGTGGTCGGCACCGGTTCGTCGCGCAAGTCGGCGACCAACAGCGTCATCTGGGCCACCGGTCAGGACATCCCCTTCGTGCCGAACAAGCGCTTCGGCGGCGTGACCCTGGGCGGCAAGATCGCCCCGATCTTCTTCAACACCCAGGAAGACAGCGGCGCCCTGCCGATCGAGGTCGACGTGACCAGCCTGAACATGGGCGACGTCATCGACATCTATCCCTATGAGGGCAAGATCGAGAAGGACGGCCAGAAGATCGCCGACTTCGAGCTGAAGTCGCAGGTCCTGCTGGACGAAGTGCAAGCCGGCGGCCGCATCAATCTCATCATTGGACGGTCGCTGACCGCCCGTGCGCGCGAGGCCCTGGGCCTGGCCGCCTCGACCGAGTTCCGCCTGCCGGTCACCCCGGAAGACAGCGGCAAGGGCTTCACCGTGGCCCAGAAGATGGTTGGCCGCGCCTGCGGTCTGCCGGAAGGCCAGGGCATCCGTCCGGGCACCTATTGCGAACCGCGCATGACCACGGTCGGCTCGCAGGACACGACCGGCCCGATGACCCGCGACGAGCTCAAGGACCTGGCCTGCCTCGGCTTCTCGGCCGACATGGTGATGCAGTCCTTCTGTCATACCGCCGCCTATCCCAAGCCGGTCGACGTCAAGACGCACCGCGAACTGCCGCAGTTCATCTCCAACCGCGGCGGCGTGGCCCTGCGTCCGGGCGACGGCGTGATCCACTCCTGGCTGAACCGCCTGCTGCTGCCCGACACCGTCGGCACCGGCGGCGACAGCCACACCCGCTTCCCCATCGGCATCTCCTTCCCGGCCGGTTCGGGCCTGGTGGCCTTCGGCGCCGCCACCGGCGTCATGCCGCTGGACATGCCCGAGTCGATCCTGGTCCGCTTCAAGGGTGAGATGCAGCCCGGCATCACCCTGCGCGACCTGGTCCACGCCATCCCCTACTACGCCATCCAGCAGGGCCTGCTGACGGTGGCCAAGGCGGGCAAGGTCAACGCCTTCTCGGGCCGCATCCTTGAAATCGAGGGCCTGCCGGACCTGAAGGTCGAACAAGCGTTCGAACTGACCGACGCCTCGGCCGAGCGTTCGGCGGCGGGTTGCACCGTCAAGCTGAACAAGGAGCCGATCATCGAGTACATGACCTCGAACATCGTGCTCATGAAGAACATGATCGCCGACGGTTACGCCGACGCCCGCACCCTGCAGCGCCGCATCGACGCTATGGAGGCCTGGCTGGCCGCGCCCAACCTGCTGGAGGCCGACGCCGACGCCGAGTACGCCCACGTCATCGAGATCGATCTGGCGGACGTGAAGGAGCCCATCCTGTGCGCCCCCAACGACCCCGACGACGCGCGCCTGCTGTCGGCGGTGCAAGAGACCCCGATCGACGAGGTCTTCATCGGCTCGTGCATGACCAACATCGGCCACTTCCGCGCCGCCTCGCTGCTGCTGAAGGGCAAGAAGGACATCCCGACCCGTCTGTGGGTGGCCCCGCCGACCAAGATGGACGCCTCGGAGCTGACCAAGGAGGGTCACTACTCGACCCTCGGCGGCGCCGGCGCCCGCATGGAGATGCCGGGCTGCTCGCTGTGCATGGGCAACCAGGCCCAGGTGAAGGAGGGCGCGACCGTGGTCTCGACCTCGACCCGCAACTTCCCCAACCGTCTGGGCAAGGGCTCGAACGTCTACCTGGCCTCGGCCGAACTGGCCGCTGTCGCCTCCAAGATGGGCCGCATCCCCACCGTGGCCGAATACATGGCCGAGATGGGCGTCATCGACGCCGACCGCGACGAGGTCTACCGCTACATGAACTTCGACCAGATCCCCGAATACGCGGATCGCGTCGCGGCCGAATAA
- the acnA gene encoding aconitate hydratase AcnA has product MPSIDSLKTRQDLSVGRKKYAYYSLPAAEEAGLAGISRLPRSMKVLLENLLRNEDGVSVTEDDLKAVAAWIENKGAVEHEIAFRPARVLMQDFTGVPAVVDLAAMRDAMAKLGADAAKINPLVPVDLVIDHSVMVDHFGNAKAFGQNVEREYERNIERYNFLRWGSSAFNNFRVVPPGTGICHQVNLENLAQTVWTLDEGKKTVAYPDTVVGTDSHTTMINGLAVLGWGVGGIEAEAAMLGQPIPMLIPEVVGFKLTGKLPEGATATDLVLTVTQMLRKKGVVGKFVEFFGDAIAGMTIEDQATIANMAPEYGATCGFFPVSRATIDYLTATGRDKARVALVEAYAKAQGLWIDETSEDPVFTDVLELDISTVVPSLAGPKRPQDRVELTVAAPSFETALADVFGRPTDAERAAVEGEKFTVGDGDVVIAAITSCTNTSNPSVLIAAGLVARKAHALGLKVKPWVKTSLAPGSQVVTDYLTDAGLQKDLDAMGFNLVGYGCTTCIGNSGPLDPAISKAINDNGLVATSVLSGNRNFEGRVNPDVQANYLASPPLVVAYAIAGSMRIDITKDAIGQDKKGKDVFLKDIWPTSQEIADIQKKSVTPAMFAKRYKDVFKGDKHWQAIKVTGGQTYEWEDTSTYVQNPPYFEGLSMEPAPVSDIVEARILGIFGDSITTDHISPAGSIKKASPAGVYLTNHGVDALDFNSYGARRGNHEVMMRGTFANIRIRNKITPDIEGGVTRHFPSGDTMSIYDAAMRYQSEGRPLVVFAGKEYGTGSSRDWAAKGTRLLGVRAVIAESYERIHRSNLVGMGVVPLQFKQDGWQKLGLTGEEIVTIRGLTDVNIGKLKPRQDLWVEMFRPSDGKMARFPVRCRIDNQTELDYLLAGGVMPYVLRNLARGPEAEAPAAAE; this is encoded by the coding sequence ATGCCGTCGATTGACAGCCTCAAGACCCGTCAGGACCTTTCGGTCGGGCGCAAGAAATACGCCTATTACAGCCTTCCGGCCGCCGAGGAAGCCGGTCTGGCCGGGATTTCCCGTCTGCCGCGCTCGATGAAGGTGCTGCTGGAGAACCTGCTGCGCAACGAGGACGGCGTCTCGGTCACCGAGGACGACCTGAAGGCCGTCGCCGCCTGGATCGAGAACAAGGGCGCCGTCGAGCACGAGATCGCCTTCCGTCCGGCCCGCGTGCTGATGCAGGACTTCACCGGCGTTCCCGCCGTCGTCGACCTGGCCGCGATGCGCGACGCCATGGCCAAGCTGGGCGCCGACGCCGCCAAGATCAATCCGCTGGTCCCCGTCGACCTGGTCATCGACCACTCGGTCATGGTCGACCACTTCGGCAACGCCAAGGCCTTCGGCCAGAACGTCGAGCGCGAGTACGAGCGCAACATCGAGCGCTACAACTTCCTGCGCTGGGGCTCGTCGGCCTTCAACAACTTCCGCGTCGTGCCGCCCGGCACCGGCATCTGCCACCAGGTCAACCTGGAGAACCTGGCCCAGACCGTCTGGACCCTGGACGAAGGCAAGAAGACCGTCGCCTATCCCGACACCGTCGTCGGCACCGACAGCCACACCACCATGATCAACGGCCTGGCCGTTCTGGGCTGGGGCGTCGGCGGCATCGAGGCCGAGGCGGCCATGCTGGGCCAGCCGATCCCCATGCTGATCCCGGAAGTCGTCGGCTTCAAGCTGACCGGCAAGCTGCCGGAAGGCGCCACCGCCACCGACCTGGTGCTGACCGTCACCCAGATGCTGCGCAAGAAGGGCGTGGTCGGCAAGTTCGTGGAATTCTTCGGCGACGCCATCGCCGGAATGACCATCGAAGACCAGGCCACCATCGCCAACATGGCCCCGGAATACGGCGCCACCTGCGGCTTCTTCCCGGTGTCGCGCGCGACCATCGACTATCTGACGGCCACCGGCCGCGACAAGGCGCGCGTCGCCCTGGTCGAAGCCTACGCCAAGGCGCAAGGCCTGTGGATCGACGAGACCTCGGAAGACCCGGTCTTCACCGACGTGCTGGAGCTGGACATCTCGACGGTCGTGCCGTCGCTGGCCGGTCCCAAGCGTCCGCAGGACCGCGTTGAACTGACCGTCGCCGCCCCGTCGTTCGAGACCGCCCTGGCCGACGTCTTCGGCCGCCCGACCGACGCCGAGCGCGCCGCCGTCGAAGGCGAGAAGTTCACCGTCGGCGACGGCGACGTGGTCATCGCCGCCATCACCTCGTGCACCAACACCTCGAACCCCAGCGTCCTGATCGCCGCCGGTCTGGTGGCACGCAAGGCCCACGCGCTCGGCCTCAAGGTCAAGCCCTGGGTCAAGACCTCGCTGGCCCCCGGCTCGCAGGTCGTCACCGACTATCTGACCGACGCCGGCCTCCAGAAGGATCTGGACGCCATGGGCTTCAACCTGGTCGGCTACGGCTGCACCACCTGCATCGGCAACTCGGGCCCGCTGGACCCGGCCATCTCGAAGGCGATCAACGACAACGGCCTGGTCGCGACCTCGGTCCTGTCGGGCAACCGCAACTTCGAAGGCCGCGTGAACCCGGACGTCCAGGCCAACTACCTGGCCTCGCCGCCGCTGGTCGTGGCCTACGCCATCGCCGGTTCGATGCGCATCGACATCACCAAGGACGCCATCGGTCAGGACAAGAAGGGCAAGGACGTCTTCCTGAAGGACATCTGGCCGACCTCGCAGGAGATCGCCGACATCCAGAAGAAGTCGGTCACCCCGGCCATGTTCGCCAAGCGCTACAAGGACGTCTTCAAGGGCGACAAGCACTGGCAGGCCATCAAGGTCACCGGCGGCCAGACCTATGAGTGGGAGGATACCTCCACCTACGTCCAGAACCCGCCCTACTTCGAAGGCCTGTCGATGGAGCCGGCCCCGGTCAGCGACATCGTGGAAGCCCGCATCCTCGGCATCTTCGGCGACAGCATCACCACCGACCACATCAGCCCGGCCGGTTCGATCAAGAAGGCCTCGCCCGCTGGCGTCTATCTGACCAACCACGGCGTCGACGCCCTGGACTTCAACAGCTACGGCGCCCGCCGCGGCAACCACGAAGTCATGATGCGCGGCACCTTCGCCAACATCCGCATCCGCAACAAGATCACCCCGGACATCGAGGGCGGCGTCACCAGGCACTTCCCGTCGGGCGACACCATGTCGATCTACGATGCGGCCATGCGCTACCAGTCGGAAGGCCGTCCCCTGGTCGTCTTCGCCGGCAAGGAATACGGCACCGGCTCGTCGCGCGACTGGGCGGCCAAGGGCACCCGCCTGCTGGGCGTCCGCGCCGTCATCGCCGAAAGCTACGAGCGCATCCACCGCTCGAACCTGGTCGGCATGGGCGTGGTGCCGCTGCAGTTCAAGCAGGACGGCTGGCAGAAGCTGGGCCTGACCGGCGAGGAGATCGTCACCATCCGCGGCCTGACCGACGTCAACATCGGCAAGCTGAAGCCGCGTCAGGACCTGTGGGTCGAGATGTTCCGTCCGTCGGACGGCAAGATGGCCCGCTTCCCGGTCCGCTGCCGCATCGATAACCAGACCGAGCTGGACTACCTGCTGGCTGGCGGCGTCATGCCCTACGTCCTGCGCAACCTGGCCCGCGGCCCGGAAGCCGAGGCGCCCGCCGCCGCCGAATAA
- a CDS encoding hydrogen peroxide-inducible genes activator produces the protein MLPTLRQLHYLKLLAEHASFSRAAEAAHVSQPALSAGVQELEKILGAPVVERTRGAVQLTAVGAEAVKRAEDVLARTEDLVEAARNAGKPLSGRFRLGVIPTVAPFLLPRALPGLRDRYPALRLFIREDLTPRLIAGLKAGQLDAAVIALPYEAPGIDHARIGDDEILAAAPVGHPLAGAGPIPEGMLKADDLILLEDGHCLRDQALAAVNIEAPRGEDVFAATSLHTLVQMVSSGLGVSFLPQMAVQAGLADNPGVVIRPISADAPRREIVVAWRAGSSRAAEARLLAEALKLD, from the coding sequence ATGCTCCCCACCCTGCGACAGCTCCATTATCTCAAGCTCCTGGCCGAGCACGCCTCCTTCAGCCGCGCGGCCGAGGCGGCGCACGTCAGCCAGCCGGCCCTGTCGGCGGGGGTGCAGGAACTGGAGAAGATCCTGGGCGCCCCCGTGGTCGAACGCACGCGCGGCGCGGTCCAACTGACCGCCGTCGGCGCCGAGGCGGTCAAGCGCGCCGAGGACGTTCTGGCCCGCACCGAAGACCTGGTCGAGGCGGCGCGCAATGCGGGCAAGCCCCTGTCGGGCCGGTTCCGCCTCGGCGTCATCCCCACCGTCGCCCCCTTCCTGCTGCCGCGCGCCCTGCCCGGCCTGCGCGACCGATACCCGGCCCTGCGCCTCTTCATCCGCGAGGACCTGACCCCGCGCCTGATCGCCGGGCTGAAGGCGGGCCAGCTGGACGCCGCCGTCATCGCCCTGCCGTATGAGGCGCCGGGCATCGACCACGCCCGCATCGGCGACGACGAAATCCTGGCCGCCGCTCCGGTCGGCCACCCGCTGGCGGGCGCCGGACCCATCCCCGAGGGAATGCTCAAGGCCGACGACCTGATCCTGCTGGAAGACGGCCATTGCCTGCGCGATCAGGCCCTGGCCGCCGTCAACATCGAGGCCCCGCGCGGCGAGGACGTCTTCGCCGCCACCTCCCTGCACACCCTGGTGCAGATGGTGTCCTCGGGTCTTGGTGTCAGCTTCCTGCCGCAGATGGCGGTGCAGGCCGGTCTGGCCGACAACCCCGGCGTCGTGATCCGCCCCATCTCCGCCGACGCCCCCCGTCGCGAGATCGTCGTCGCCTGGCGCGCCGGCTCCAGCCGCGCCGCCGAAGCCCGCCTGCTGGCCGAGGCCCTCAAGCTGGACTGA
- the ccmA gene encoding heme ABC exporter ATP-binding protein CcmA, whose protein sequence is MLKTVDIEGLSLSRGERNLFRGLSLRLSAGEAVALTGANGAGKTSLLRAVAGFIRPDAGTITFGGADGEALDAEAARQGGVHLLGHLEGLKPTRTARQEFDFQTAWLGGSDAAREAATARLSLTPLLDLETRKLSAGQKRRLSLARLVAAPRALWLLDEPLAPLDERWRAVAAELMAAHLASGGMILAAVHDPLPVPARNLDLGGLA, encoded by the coding sequence ATGCTGAAGACGGTCGACATCGAGGGCCTGAGCCTGTCGCGCGGCGAGCGGAATCTGTTCCGGGGCCTGTCGCTGCGCCTTTCGGCGGGCGAGGCTGTAGCCCTGACCGGGGCCAACGGGGCGGGCAAGACCAGCCTGCTGCGGGCCGTGGCGGGCTTCATCCGCCCCGATGCGGGGACGATCACTTTTGGCGGCGCGGACGGTGAGGCGCTGGATGCGGAGGCCGCGCGGCAGGGCGGCGTCCACCTGCTGGGCCACCTCGAAGGGCTGAAGCCGACTCGGACCGCGCGGCAGGAGTTCGACTTCCAGACGGCCTGGCTGGGCGGAAGCGACGCGGCGCGCGAGGCGGCGACTGCGCGCCTGTCGCTGACGCCCCTGCTGGATCTGGAGACGAGGAAGCTGTCGGCGGGGCAGAAGCGCCGCCTGTCGCTGGCCCGGCTGGTGGCCGCGCCGCGCGCCCTCTGGCTGCTGGACGAACCCCTGGCCCCGCTGGATGAGCGTTGGCGCGCGGTCGCGGCCGAGCTGATGGCGGCGCATCTGGCGTCGGGCGGGATGATTCTGGCGGCGGTGCATGACCCCCTGCCCGTCCCGGCGCGCAATCTCGACCTTGGGGGTCTGGCGTGA